One genomic region from Fictibacillus marinisediminis encodes:
- a CDS encoding amino acid ABC transporter permease, with translation MDAITKAMPYLIEGLQVTVYIFIAALILGLIIGLVMALLRLSPLKALNWIAKIYIDAIRGTPILVQLFFIYFGLNSLEWISMDKTTAGIVTVGLNAGAYFAEIIRAGIQSIDKGQTEAARSLGLTGLQNMRFIVLPQAVRRMLPTFTNQAIISLKDTSLLSIIGIADLTQQGEVATSATFEAFKIWFVVGIIYFILIYLLSLLANFLERRFELR, from the coding sequence ATGGATGCAATTACAAAAGCGATGCCCTATTTGATAGAAGGGCTTCAAGTTACAGTCTATATTTTTATCGCAGCACTCATTTTAGGGTTAATCATTGGATTAGTCATGGCGCTGCTTCGTCTTTCACCGCTTAAAGCATTGAATTGGATCGCAAAAATTTACATTGATGCCATCCGTGGTACTCCCATTCTGGTGCAATTGTTCTTTATCTATTTTGGGCTTAACTCTTTGGAATGGATTTCCATGGACAAAACAACCGCAGGAATTGTAACTGTCGGCCTTAACGCCGGCGCGTACTTTGCTGAGATTATCCGGGCTGGTATTCAATCCATCGATAAAGGACAAACCGAAGCTGCGCGATCCCTGGGGTTAACAGGGTTACAGAATATGCGGTTTATCGTTTTGCCTCAGGCGGTCAGGAGAATGCTGCCGACGTTTACAAACCAAGCCATCATAAGCTTAAAGGATACCTCCCTATTATCGATTATTGGTATTGCGGATCTGACGCAGCAAGGTGAGGTTGCCACCTCAGCCACCTTTGAGGCTTTTAAAATTTGGTTTGTTGTCGGAATCATTTACTTTATATTAATCTATCTTCTTTCCCTGCTGGCTAACTTCCTCGAGAGGAGATTTGAATTAAGATGA
- a CDS encoding amino acid ABC transporter ATP-binding protein, producing MSIIQVSNLKKSFGTLEVLKNINAEIQEKEVVCVIGPSGSGKSTFLRCLNKLEDITDGQVIIRGQDITDSKIDINKVRQDIGMVFQSFNLFPHMTVLENVALAPIKVRSVSKAVSTEKGLELLAKVGLKEKANSYPGQLSGGQKQRVAIARALAMNPKIMLFDEPTSALDPEMVGEVLEVMKQLAQEGMTMVVVTHEMGFAREVGDRVLFMDGGYIVEENVPSELFGNPQHDRTKSFLSKVL from the coding sequence ATGAGTATCATTCAAGTGAGCAATTTAAAGAAGTCATTTGGAACGTTAGAGGTTTTAAAAAATATCAATGCAGAAATTCAAGAAAAAGAAGTGGTATGTGTGATTGGTCCTTCAGGGTCAGGGAAAAGTACGTTTCTGCGCTGCCTTAATAAATTGGAGGACATTACAGACGGACAAGTCATCATCAGAGGCCAAGATATTACGGATTCAAAAATTGATATTAATAAAGTCAGACAAGACATCGGAATGGTGTTTCAAAGCTTTAATCTTTTCCCGCACATGACGGTCCTGGAAAATGTAGCACTTGCACCTATTAAAGTGCGTTCCGTTTCGAAGGCGGTTTCAACTGAGAAGGGCCTGGAGCTATTGGCTAAGGTTGGATTGAAAGAAAAAGCAAACAGCTATCCAGGCCAATTATCAGGAGGCCAGAAACAGCGTGTGGCCATTGCGAGGGCGCTTGCCATGAACCCGAAAATCATGCTGTTTGATGAGCCAACGTCAGCTCTTGATCCAGAAATGGTAGGAGAAGTATTAGAAGTTATGAAACAATTAGCTCAAGAAGGGATGACCATGGTCGTTGTGACACACGAAATGGGCTTTGCCCGCGAGGTGGGCGACCGGGTGTTATTTATGGATGGCGGCTATATTGTTGAAGAGAATGTTCCAAGTGAATTATTTGGAAACCCTCAGCACGATAGAACCAAATCCTTTTTAAGCAAAGTATTATAA
- a CDS encoding N-acetylmuramoyl-L-alanine amidase, giving the protein MVKIFLDPGHGGDDSGAVGNGLLEKNLTLQIATRIKNILTVEYNNVNIKMSRTGDDTISLTERTDTANNWDADFYLSVHINSGGGTGYEDYVYPGTGAPTTTYRTNIHDAITDLVDFTDRGKKTADFHVLRKSNMPAVLTENGFIDTAADAAKLNSSSFINSIALAHVKGIVKSFKLTKKATAIYHTVMPGDTVYSISKMYGTSAGKIKQWNNLDSDYTIYAGQGLRVK; this is encoded by the coding sequence ATGGTTAAAATTTTTCTTGATCCTGGGCATGGTGGGGATGATTCGGGAGCGGTTGGAAATGGGCTGCTGGAGAAAAATCTTACGCTGCAGATTGCGACACGCATCAAGAATATACTAACTGTCGAATACAACAACGTGAATATTAAAATGAGCAGAACGGGTGATGATACCATCTCACTGACAGAGAGAACAGACACAGCCAACAATTGGGATGCTGATTTTTATTTGTCTGTTCACATCAACTCTGGCGGAGGTACGGGTTATGAGGACTATGTTTATCCTGGAACTGGAGCACCAACGACCACTTATCGAACCAATATTCATGATGCCATTACAGACTTAGTCGACTTCACAGATCGCGGTAAGAAGACTGCTGACTTTCATGTGCTTCGGAAATCGAATATGCCGGCAGTCCTCACGGAAAACGGTTTTATCGATACGGCTGCGGACGCTGCAAAACTAAATTCTAGTTCATTTATTAACAGTATTGCACTGGCCCATGTGAAGGGTATCGTAAAAAGCTTTAAACTCACCAAGAAAGCAACAGCCATCTATCATACGGTCATGCCAGGCGATACCGTTTATTCGATCAGTAAGATGTATGGAACCTCGGCAGGAAAAATAAAACAGTGGAACAACCTGGACAGTGACTATACGATTTATGCAGGACAAGGTCTGCGGGTTAAATAG